A genomic stretch from Arachis stenosperma cultivar V10309 chromosome 3, arast.V10309.gnm1.PFL2, whole genome shotgun sequence includes:
- the LOC130967699 gene encoding uncharacterized protein LOC130967699, which produces MFRESINVCKSFIYLNEETNLKDWLSSQGKNFGMGSFVGHIVPGLALALLGLWHTINTIKSYLLKGPSNFTARFWYQLNTPQYSSRLKHLQLVSLLAFSILAIFMQVLDFPHFHYAFKLDNFEHATMFIHLALFAGFALSTELTDSLDLFSGFVGIFASSVFSQELFLLHFHSTDHVGLEGHYHWLLQLIVLVSFVASLAATTFPNSFTSALVLSISVIFQGCWFINMGFNLWVPELVPKGCVMNLPMANENHMLGAVTCGTKEADFRARALANLQFSWILSSILIFAGIVCLKLARRYTIADRLEYERLHNKGADSSMASEGFKQPK; this is translated from the coding sequence ATGTTTCGTGAAAGCATCAATGTTTGCAAAAGCTTCATATATTTAAATGAAGAAACCAACCTCAAAGACTGGTTATCTTCTCAAGGAAAAAACTTTGGTATGGGTTCTTTTGTAGGACACATAGTTCCAGGGTTAGCACTTGCCCTTCTTGGCCTATGGCATACCATAAACACCATCAAATCTTACCTTTTGAAGGGCCCTTCTAACTTCACTGCAAGATTCTGGTACCAACTTAACACACCTCAGTATTCTAGTAGACTTAAGCACTTGCAACTTGTTTCCCTTTTGGCCTTTTCCATCCTTGCAATTTTTATGCAAGTTTTGGACTTCCCTCATTTTCACTATGCATTTAAGCTTGATAACTTTGAGCATGCAACCATGTTCATACACCTAGCTTTGTTTGCTGGTTTCGCGCTCTCTACAGAGTTAACCGATTCGCTTGACCTCTTCTCTGGCTTTGTTGGAATCTTTGCATCCTCAGTGTTTAGCCAAGAACTCTTCCTACTCCACTTTCATTCCACAGACCATGTTGGACTTGAAGGCCATTACCATTGGTTGCTGCAGCTCATAGTACTAGTCTCGTTCGTAGCATCTCTGGCTGCAACTACTTTCCCCAACAGTTTCACCTCGGCACTTGTACTTTCTATATCAGTAATCTTCCAAGGGTGTTGGTTTATAAACATGGGGTTTAATCTGTGGGTTCCTGAACTTGTTCCTAAAGGATGTGTAATGAATTTGCCAATGGCCAATGAAAATCATATGCTAGGAGCAGTTACTTGTGGCACCAAAGAGGCTGATTTTCGGGCGAGAGCATTAGCCAATTTACAATTCAGTTGGATCCTTTCCTCAATTCTGATATTTGCAGGAATTGTTTGCTTGAAACTAGCTAGAAGATACACCATTGCAGATAGGTTGGAATATGAAAGACTTCATAATAAAGGCGCTGACTCCTCCATGGCAAGTGAAGGTTTCAAGCAGCCGAAATAA
- the LOC130967696 gene encoding pentatricopeptide repeat-containing protein At2g15630, mitochondrial, whose translation MKFLRVFKVKPSNFKHRGTTPAPHFSTLSEPQTPISEATLLHSIQSSQWHFVEHLAPNLTPSLLSSTLTALHHSPHLVHHLLTLLLRHHHLPSLDLTTHCLSLCILSRLSSPKPAIDHFKHLIHSSISPTQDIFNELSLAHDHFSAKTSSTIVFDLMIKAYCELKKPNEAMECFSLMKGKGVVPKVETCNQMLSLFLKLNRTQMAWVLYAEMFRMKIKSSVYTFNIMINVLCKEGKLSKAKEFIDQMDALGVKPSVVTYNTMIHAYCSRGRLKGASLIFETMKGKGLAPDAYTYNSFISGLCKAGMLEEASAILGNMLEFGLIPNAVTYNALIDAYCNKGDLGKAFAYRDEMISKGIVPSMVTYNVFIHALFMEGRTGEADDMIKEMQEKGMNLDAVTYNILINGYCRCGDAKKAFELYDEMERERIRPTLATYTSLIYVLGKRDRMVEADNLFNRIQQEGLLPDIIMFNALISGHCANGNISRAFELLKEMDRMKVLPDEVTYNTLMQGYCREGKVEEARELLDEMKRKGIKPDHISYNTLISGYSKKGDMKDAFRVRDEMLTTGFNPTLLTYNALIQGLCRKREGEHAEELLREMVSKGITPDDSTYLCVIEAMENVEEVVGNDDQ comes from the coding sequence ATGAAGTTTCTCAGAGTCTTCAAAGTCAAACCTTCCAACTTCAAACACAGAGGAACCACCCCTGCTCCCCATTTCTCTACTCTCTCCGAACCCCAAACACCGATCTCCGAAGCCACCCTCCTCCATTCAATCCAATCCTCTCAGTGGCATTTCGTCGAACACCTCGCCCCCAACCTCACCCCTTCCCTCCTTTCTTCCACCCTCACCGCCCTCCACCACTCCCCCCACCTCGTCCACCACCTCCTCACCCTCCTCCTCCGCCACCACCACCTTCCCTCCCTTGACCTCACCACCCATTGCCTCTCCCTCTGCATCCTCTCTCGCCTCTCCTCCCCAAAACCCGCCATTGACCACTTCAAGCACCTCATTCACTCTTCCATTTCCCCCACCCAGGACATTTTCAATGAGCTATCACTTGCCCATGATCACTTCAGTGCCAAGACTAGTAGTACCATTGTCTTTGATCTTATGATCAAGGCTTATTGTGAGCTCAAGAAGCCCAATGAGGCCATGGAGTGTTTCTCCTTGATGAAAGGAAAAGGGGTTGTTCCCAAAGTTGAAACTTGTAACCAGATGCTGAGTTTGTTCTTGAAATTGAATAGGACTCAGATGGCTTGGGTTCTTTATGCTGAGATGTTCAGGATGAAGATTAAGTCCAGTGTCTACACTTTTAACATAATGATCAATGTGTTGTGTAAAGAAGGGAAGTTGAGCAAGGCAAAAGAGTTCATTGACCAAATGGATGCTCTTGGTGTCAAGCCCAGTGTTGTTACTTATAACACCATGATCCATGCTTACTGTTCGAGAGGGAGACTCAAAGGGGCAAGCTTGATCTTTGAAACGATGAAGGGTAAAGGTCTTGCGCCGGATGCTTACACTTATAACTCTTTCATTAGCGGGTTGTGTAAGGCAGGAATGCTTGAAGAGGCATCTGCAATACTTGGTAACATGTTGGAGTTTGGCTTGATTCCCAATGCAGTGACATATAATGCATTGATTGATGCTTACTGCAACAAAGGGGACCTGGGTAAGGCTTTTGCGTACAGGGATGAGATGATAAGCAAAGGCATAGTGCCATCTATGGTAACCTACAATGTGTTTATTCATGCACTGTTTATGGAAGGGAGGACAGGGGAAGCTGATGATATGATCAAAGAGATGCAAGAAAAGGGGATGAATTTGGATGCTGTTACATATAACATATTGATTAATGGGTATTGCAGATGTGGGGATGCAAAGAAAGCCTTTGAGCTTTACGATGAAATGGAGAGGGAAAGGATTCGGCCAACGCTGGCAACTTACACATCGCTTATATATGTTCTGGGTAAAAGGGACAGAATGGTAGAGGCAGATAACTTGTTTAACAGGATTCAACAAGAAGGTCTGTTGCCAGATATCATAATGTTTAATGCATTGATTAGTGGTCACTGCGCAAATGGTAACATCAGTCGCGCATTTGAACTCTTAAAAGAGATGGACCGGATGAAGGTTCTACCGGATGAAGTCACTTATAATACCCTGATGCAAGGATACTGCAGAGAGGGGAAGGTGGAAGAAGCTCGCGAacttcttgatgagatgaaaaGAAAGGGGATCAAACCTGATCATATTAGTTACAATACACTCATTAGTGGATACAGTAAAAAGGGCGATATGAAGGATGCTTTTCGAGTTCGTGATGAAATGTTGACCACAGGATTTAATCCTACACTTCTTACTTACAATGCTCTTATACAAGGCTTATGCagaaagagagaaggagagcaTGCTGAAGAGCTCCTCAGAGAAATGGTAAGTAAAGGCATTACCCCTGATGACAGCACCTACCTGTGTGTGATTGAGGCAATGGAGAATGTTGAAGAAGTAGTGGGAAATGATGATCAATAA